In Streptomyces sp. NBC_01426, one genomic interval encodes:
- a CDS encoding sensor histidine kinase yields the protein MDVRTTPPQEHPVSPAPPRKPDTRALATVMHAAFFLLLGASVARFLLRHPGEPRTPWIIALSIVLALLYVLGPALGAAPTLRRLLWLGLVVATWVVLVVLAPSFAWCAVPLFYTGLRTLPPRAAVVLVALLTVFVVAAQLKLSQDFDPNLLLAPPAIAALATAVFVHTERQAEAQRALIDDLIRTRRELAATERREGTLAERQRLSMEIHDTLAQHLSSQQMLLQAADRTWESDPGTARAHVRTATDIAARGLAEARRLVHDLAPPELAGGAGLADALRALDAGPDIEVRFHLEGTPTHLPDRAESALLRIAQGALANVREHSGARTAALTLSFLGDQVVLDIADDGHGFAPSPQAAGRGGSGPGGSRGSGPGGTVPGGAVPGNRGHGLPAIRARVSQLGGDLTVESTPGEGTVLSASIPLEPTG from the coding sequence ATGGACGTACGCACCACCCCACCCCAGGAGCACCCCGTGAGCCCCGCACCGCCGCGGAAACCCGACACCCGCGCCCTGGCCACCGTCATGCACGCGGCGTTCTTCCTGCTCCTCGGCGCCTCCGTGGCCCGCTTCCTGCTCCGGCACCCCGGCGAGCCCCGCACCCCGTGGATCATCGCCCTCAGCATCGTCCTCGCCCTGCTGTACGTCCTGGGCCCCGCCCTCGGCGCCGCGCCCACCCTGCGCAGACTCCTGTGGCTCGGCCTGGTCGTGGCCACCTGGGTGGTCCTCGTCGTCCTCGCGCCGAGCTTCGCGTGGTGCGCCGTACCGCTCTTCTACACGGGCCTGCGCACCCTGCCGCCCCGCGCGGCCGTCGTGCTCGTGGCCCTGCTCACCGTGTTCGTGGTGGCCGCCCAGCTGAAGCTGTCCCAGGACTTCGACCCGAACCTGTTGCTCGCCCCGCCCGCGATCGCCGCGCTCGCCACGGCCGTCTTCGTCCACACCGAACGCCAGGCCGAGGCCCAGCGCGCCCTGATCGACGACCTGATCCGGACCCGCCGGGAACTCGCCGCCACCGAGCGCCGCGAGGGCACCCTCGCGGAACGCCAGCGACTGTCGATGGAGATCCACGACACCCTGGCCCAGCACCTGTCGAGCCAGCAGATGCTGCTCCAGGCCGCCGACCGCACCTGGGAAAGCGATCCCGGCACCGCCCGCGCGCACGTCCGTACCGCCACCGACATCGCCGCGCGCGGCCTCGCAGAGGCCCGCCGCCTGGTCCACGACCTGGCCCCGCCGGAACTCGCGGGCGGCGCCGGCCTCGCCGACGCCCTGCGCGCCCTCGACGCCGGCCCCGACATCGAGGTCCGCTTCCACCTGGAGGGCACCCCGACCCACCTCCCGGACCGGGCCGAATCCGCCCTCCTGCGGATCGCCCAAGGCGCGCTGGCCAACGTCCGCGAACACTCCGGCGCCCGAACCGCCGCCCTCACCCTGAGCTTCCTCGGCGACCAGGTGGTCCTGGACATCGCGGACGACGGCCACGGCTTCGCACCGTCCCCGCAGGCCGCCGGCCGAGGCGGATCCGGTCCGGGCGGGTCCAGAGGGTCCGGTCCGGGCGGGACCGTTCCCGGCGGGGCCGTTCCCGGCAACCGCGGTCACGGCCTCCCC